A single Nicotiana tabacum cultivar K326 chromosome 5, ASM71507v2, whole genome shotgun sequence DNA region contains:
- the LOC107828413 gene encoding probable aquaporin PIP-type pTOM75 (The RefSeq protein has 1 substitution, 1 non-frameshifting indel compared to this genomic sequence), translated as MAENKEEDVNLGANKYRETQPLGTAAQTENKDYIEPPPAPLFEPGELSSWSFYRAGIAEFMATFLFLYITILTVMGLKRSDSLCSSVGIQGVAWAFGGMIFALVYCTAGISGGHINPAVTFGLFLARKLSLTRAVFYMVMQCLGAICGAGVVKGFMKGPYQRLGGGANVVNPGYTKGDGLGAEIIGTFVLVYTVFSATDAKRNARDSHVPILAPLPIGFAVFLVHLATIPITGTGINPARSLGAAIIFNKKQAWDDHWIFWVGPFIGAALAAVYHQIIIRAIPFKS; from the exons ATGgcagaaaacaaagaagaagatgtGAATCTTGGAGCAAACAAATACAGAGAAACACAACCATTAGGAACAGCAGCACAAACAGAAAATAAAGATTATGTTGAACCACCACCAGCACCATTATTTGAACCTGGTGAATTATCATCTTGGTCATTTTACAGAGCTGGAATTGCAGAATTTATGGCCACTTTCTTGTTTTTGTATATTACAATCTTGACTGTAATGGGACTTAAAAGATCAGATAGTTTGTGTTCTTCTGTTGGTATTCAAGGTGTTGCTTGGGCTTTTGGTGGTATGATCTTTGCTCTTGTTTACTGTACTGCTGGTATCTCAG GAGGCCACATTAATCCAGCTGTGACCTTTGGTCTATTCTTAGCAAGGAAACTTTCCTTAACCAGGGCAGTATTCTACATGGTAATGCAATGCCTTGGTGCTATTTGTGGTGCTGGTGTTGTTAAAGGTTTCATGAAAGGTCCATACCAAAGACTTGGTGGTGGTGCCAATGTGGTTAACCCTGGCTATACTAAAGGTGATGGACTTGGTGCTGAAATTATTGGTACTTTTGTTCTTGTTTACACTGTTTTCTCTGCTACTGATGCCAAGAGAAATGCCAGAGATTCACATGTTCCT ATTTTGGCACCTCTTCCTATTGGATTTGCTGTGTTCTTGGTTCATTTGGCCACCATCCCAATTACTGGAACTGGCATCAACCCTGCCAGGAGTCTTGGAGCTGCTATTATCTTCAACAAAAAACAGGCATGGGATGACCAT TGGATCTTCTGGGTTGGACCATTCATTGGAGCTGCTCTTGCTGCAGTTTATCACCAAATAATTATCAGAGCCATTCCATTCAAGAGCAAGGCTTAA
- the LOC107828412 gene encoding rRNA-processing protein UTP23-like isoform X2, translating to MKSLGSSYRESLNAANNLIMARCDHEKRQSAVACITEVIGENNSEHFFVATQDAELRRSLQKIPGVPVIYALRNALFLEQPSSYQRQFAKSAEEERLHMTDMEYNMLRLGKKRRLSGDEQGDSSDAPEEEVDNVSQVQTIKTSVKHSGNDVKDKARFKRKKAKGPNPLSVKKKKKSVDTNVTTSGKVQESQNRDGTVRSRKKRKRSNKSKDAVEGNV from the exons ATGAAGAGCCTTGGTAGTTCCTATCGTGAATCACTGAATGCAGCTAATAATCTTATTATGGCGCG ATGTGACCATGAGAAGCGGCAAAGTGCTGTAGCTTGCATAACTGAAGTTATTGGGGAGAACAATTCTGAACACTTTTTTGTTGCTACTCAAGATGCTGAATTACGGAGAAGTCTTCAAAAG ATACCTGGTGTGCCTGTAATTTATGCTCTTAGGAATGCATTATTTCTCGAACAACCATCGTCATATCAACGTCAGTTTGCCAAATCTGCTGAAGAAGAACGTCTTCATATGACTGACATGGAGTACAATATGCTTAGACTTGGGAAAAAGAGGAGATTGTCTGGCGACGAACAAGGGGATTCTTCCGATGCACCAGAGGAAGAGGTAGACAATGTTTCACAGGTCCAGACCATCAAGACAAGTGTTAAGCATAGTGGAAATGATGTCAAGGATAAAGCTCGCTTCAAGAGAAAGAAAGCTAAG GGTCCAAATCCACTCTCGgtcaagaagaaaaagaaatctgTTGATACAAATGTTACTACCTCAGGAAAG GTGCAGGAAAGCCAGAACAGGGATGGGACAGTGAGAAGCAGGAAGAAAAGGAAGAGGTCGAACAAGAGCAAAGATGCTGTTGAAGGAAACGTTTAG
- the LOC107828412 gene encoding uncharacterized protein LOC107828412 isoform X1 has product MRVKKQKRHRRAVRFYTACFGFREPFKVLCDGTFVHHLVANRITPADTALANILGASVKLFTTRCVLAEMKSLGSSYRESLNAANNLIMARCDHEKRQSAVACITEVIGENNSEHFFVATQDAELRRSLQKIPGVPVIYALRNALFLEQPSSYQRQFAKSAEEERLHMTDMEYNMLRLGKKRRLSGDEQGDSSDAPEEEVDNVSQVQTIKTSVKHSGNDVKDKARFKRKKAKGPNPLSVKKKKKSVDTNVTTSGKVQESQNRDGTVRSRKKRKRSNKSKDAVEGNV; this is encoded by the exons ATGAGAGTGAAAAAGCAGAAGCGGCATAGGAGAGCTGTGAGGTTTTACACAGCTTGTTTTGGGTTTAGAGAGCCATTTAAAGTCCTTTGTGATGGAACATTTGTGCATCATCTTGTTGCGAATCGCATAACACCTGCTGATACTGCATTGGCCAATATTCTAGGCGCCTCAGTTAAACTTTTTACTACCAG ATGTGTTCTTGCTGAGATGAAGAGCCTTGGTAGTTCCTATCGTGAATCACTGAATGCAGCTAATAATCTTATTATGGCGCG ATGTGACCATGAGAAGCGGCAAAGTGCTGTAGCTTGCATAACTGAAGTTATTGGGGAGAACAATTCTGAACACTTTTTTGTTGCTACTCAAGATGCTGAATTACGGAGAAGTCTTCAAAAG ATACCTGGTGTGCCTGTAATTTATGCTCTTAGGAATGCATTATTTCTCGAACAACCATCGTCATATCAACGTCAGTTTGCCAAATCTGCTGAAGAAGAACGTCTTCATATGACTGACATGGAGTACAATATGCTTAGACTTGGGAAAAAGAGGAGATTGTCTGGCGACGAACAAGGGGATTCTTCCGATGCACCAGAGGAAGAGGTAGACAATGTTTCACAGGTCCAGACCATCAAGACAAGTGTTAAGCATAGTGGAAATGATGTCAAGGATAAAGCTCGCTTCAAGAGAAAGAAAGCTAAG GGTCCAAATCCACTCTCGgtcaagaagaaaaagaaatctgTTGATACAAATGTTACTACCTCAGGAAAG GTGCAGGAAAGCCAGAACAGGGATGGGACAGTGAGAAGCAGGAAGAAAAGGAAGAGGTCGAACAAGAGCAAAGATGCTGTTGAAGGAAACGTTTAG